One part of the Ralstonia pickettii genome encodes these proteins:
- the pgi gene encoding glucose-6-phosphate isomerase, with translation MPTALPAWQSLTQHAESIRAAHMRDWFAAPDAEERVRVFTLDAAGLTVDYSKNRLTPETLALLLQLADEAGVLALRDAMLRGDRINNTEHRSVLHVALRGRAEDDYRADGEPVMPEVLGVRAQMHDFANRVHSGAWTGHSGKRITDVVNIGIGGSDLGPRMVCRALDHLAVPQVRVHFVSNVDGTDLAETLDHLDPDTTLAIVCSKTFTTLETMANAHSMRRWFVEHGVAEAQLRHHFVAVSTNHEAVVQFGIDPDNMFTFWDWVGGRFSLWSAVGLSIVLAIGPQQFEAMLDGARAMDRHFATAAPRENLPLILGMLSVWYRGFFDAASACTVPYCAPLELLTDFMQQLEMESNGKSVQRNGAAIDTDTGPIVWGTAGTNGQHAYFQLIHQGSQIVPVDFITTLEPVRTLPGHHAKLLANCFAQGEALLLGRTAEEVRAGGVTDEALVPHMVFEGNRPSTTILMERLDAASLGALIACAEHRTFVQGAVWNINSFDQWGVELGKKLAKPIQAELEGAPASVAHDASTAALIRRAKAAL, from the coding sequence ATGCCCACAGCCCTACCCGCCTGGCAGTCCCTGACGCAACACGCAGAATCGATCCGCGCAGCACATATGCGCGACTGGTTTGCCGCGCCCGATGCCGAAGAACGGGTACGCGTGTTCACGCTGGATGCGGCTGGCCTGACGGTCGATTACTCAAAAAACCGCCTCACGCCCGAGACCCTGGCGCTGCTACTGCAACTTGCTGACGAGGCCGGCGTGCTTGCGCTGCGCGATGCCATGCTGCGTGGCGACCGCATCAACAACACCGAGCACCGCTCCGTCTTGCACGTGGCCCTGCGTGGCCGCGCTGAAGACGACTATCGCGCCGATGGCGAGCCCGTCATGCCCGAAGTGCTGGGCGTGCGGGCCCAGATGCACGACTTCGCCAACCGCGTGCATAGCGGCGCGTGGACGGGCCATTCCGGGAAGCGCATCACCGACGTGGTGAACATTGGCATCGGCGGTTCGGACCTCGGCCCGCGCATGGTGTGCCGCGCGCTGGACCACCTTGCCGTGCCACAGGTGCGCGTGCATTTCGTCTCCAACGTCGATGGTACGGACTTGGCCGAAACGCTCGACCATCTCGACCCGGATACCACGCTCGCGATTGTCTGTTCGAAGACGTTCACCACGCTCGAAACCATGGCGAACGCGCACAGCATGCGCCGTTGGTTTGTCGAGCATGGCGTAGCTGAAGCCCAGCTCAGGCACCACTTCGTCGCTGTCTCCACCAACCACGAGGCCGTCGTCCAGTTCGGCATCGACCCGGACAACATGTTCACGTTCTGGGATTGGGTTGGCGGGCGGTTCTCGCTGTGGTCGGCGGTGGGCCTGTCGATCGTGCTGGCAATCGGGCCGCAGCAATTCGAAGCGATGCTCGATGGCGCGCGCGCCATGGATCGCCACTTCGCCACGGCCGCGCCGCGTGAAAACTTGCCGCTCATTCTCGGGATGCTGTCGGTCTGGTATCGCGGCTTCTTCGACGCGGCGAGTGCCTGTACCGTGCCCTACTGCGCGCCGCTGGAGTTGCTAACCGACTTCATGCAACAGTTGGAGATGGAGAGCAACGGCAAATCCGTCCAACGCAACGGCGCGGCCATCGATACCGACACCGGCCCCATCGTCTGGGGCACGGCCGGCACCAACGGGCAGCATGCGTATTTCCAGTTGATCCACCAGGGCTCGCAGATCGTGCCCGTGGATTTCATCACCACACTCGAGCCGGTGCGCACCCTGCCCGGCCACCACGCCAAACTGCTCGCGAACTGCTTTGCGCAGGGCGAGGCGCTGCTGCTGGGGCGCACCGCCGAGGAGGTCCGCGCGGGCGGCGTCACCGACGAAGCGCTGGTGCCGCACATGGTGTTCGAAGGCAATCGCCCGAGCACGACCATCCTGATGGAAAGGCTGGACGCTGCGTCACTGGGCGCACTCATCGCCTGCGCCGAGCACCGCACCTTCGTGCAGGGTGCGGTGTGGAACATCAACTCGTTCGATCAGTGGGGCGTGGAGCTTGGCAAGAAACTCGCCAAGCCGATCCAGGCGGAACTGGAAGGGGCTCCGGCCTCCGTGGCGCATGATGCGTCGACGGCGGCGTTGATTCGCCGCGCCAAGGCCGCCCTCTGA
- the purL gene encoding phosphoribosylformylglycinamidine synthase: MAHFSCFPGALALSAFRQQRLLSTLKRIDPDIDGVSAQYLHFVAADTPLSADESARVQALLTYGSPAPADVEGDRFVVIPRFGTISPWASKATEIARHCALPQIHRIERGVEFTITCKKGLIRSLTGAAKHLDDATRAAVAEHLHDRMTETVIDTREAGYGLFDVLPAKALRFVDIAGGQEAGRRALEAANVEMGLALSDDEIDYLVDAYRKLERNPTDVELMMFAQANSEHCRHKIFNADWTIDGETQDKSLFAMIRNTHQLAPQGTIVAYSDNAAVMEGGMAERWFPHAGTEGETGVPQYGRREALTHTLMKVETHNHPTAISPFPGASTGAGGEIRDEGATGRGAKPKAGLTGFTVSNLLLPEALQSWENARDTAQPVAHRNPNEAAPGPVGKPDRIASPLQIMIEGPIGGAAFNNEFGRPNLGGYFRVYEQNVGGTVRGYHKPIMIAGGIGNIDAGHTHKHGLPAGTLLIQLGGPGMRIGMGGGAASSMATGTNTADLDFDSVQRGNPEMQRRAQEVINACWALGEDNPILSIHDVGAGGISNAFPELVDGAGKGARFDLRQVHLEESGLSPAEIWCNESQERYTLAIAPGDFPRFQAMCERERAPFSVVGFATDEQQLQVVDSDTAADVAEHFPVNMPMDVLLGKPPRMHRDVRRVAQELPEVDVTGLDLEVVARDVLRHPTVASKSFLITIGDRTVGGLNTRDQMVGPWQVPVADVAVTTLDYKGYAGEAMTMGERTPLAVINAPASGRMAIGESITNIAAAPIDSLTQLKLSANWMAACGVNGEDARLYDTVKAVGMELCPALGISIPVGKDSLSMRTKWEDEGAAKEVVAPVSLIVSAFAPVTDVRKTLTPQLKQVESANAPADSTLILIDLGRGKNRMGGSILAQVTEQIGNSVPDVDDAEDLKRFFAAIQQLNASGSLLAYHDRSDGGLWATVCEMAFAGHCGVSINVDMLTLDGAHESDYGDAKNWAQQVSGRRADLTLRALFAEELGAVIQVPLAQRDAVFAVLREHGLAGCSHVIGAPNANDHIEVWRDAKKVFSASRIELQRTWTDVSWRIASLRDNPECTQSEYDRILDAEDPGISPKLTFDIAEDVAAPFIATGARPRMAILREQGVNSQIEMAYAMDKAGFDTYDVHMSDLLAGRTNLASFKGFVACGGFSYGDVLGAGEGWAKTILFNSMLAEQFAAFFNRTDSIALGVCNGCQMMANLAPIIPGAGAWPKFTRNQSEQYEGRLVTVQVEASPSIFYAGMEGSRIPIVVAHGEGYADFSQQGDIDKVAVGLRYVDNRGEVTQTYPLNPNGSPQGIASVTTHDGRFTALMPHPERVFRAVQMSWHPKEWEAAGDGSSPWMRMFRNARKWMA; the protein is encoded by the coding sequence ATGGCGCATTTCTCGTGCTTTCCCGGCGCTCTCGCGCTGTCCGCCTTCCGCCAGCAACGCCTGCTTTCCACCCTCAAGCGCATCGATCCGGACATCGATGGCGTCAGTGCCCAATACCTGCATTTCGTGGCCGCCGACACGCCGCTGTCGGCCGATGAATCCGCCCGTGTGCAAGCGCTGCTGACGTACGGTTCGCCCGCTCCGGCCGATGTCGAGGGCGACCGCTTTGTGGTCATCCCGCGCTTTGGCACGATCTCGCCGTGGGCCAGCAAAGCGACGGAAATCGCGCGCCACTGCGCACTGCCGCAAATCCACCGCATCGAGCGCGGCGTGGAATTCACCATCACGTGCAAGAAGGGCCTCATTCGCAGCCTGACCGGTGCTGCAAAGCATCTGGACGACGCCACCCGCGCCGCCGTGGCCGAGCACCTGCACGACCGCATGACAGAAACGGTCATCGACACGCGCGAAGCCGGCTACGGCCTGTTCGACGTGTTGCCCGCCAAGGCTTTGCGCTTTGTCGATATCGCCGGTGGCCAGGAGGCTGGTCGTCGTGCTTTGGAAGCCGCCAACGTCGAAATGGGCCTCGCCCTGTCCGACGATGAAATCGACTACCTGGTCGACGCCTACCGCAAGCTCGAACGCAACCCGACCGACGTCGAGCTGATGATGTTCGCGCAGGCCAACAGCGAGCACTGCCGGCACAAGATCTTCAACGCAGACTGGACCATCGACGGCGAGACGCAGGACAAGTCGCTCTTCGCGATGATCCGCAACACGCATCAGTTGGCCCCGCAGGGCACGATCGTCGCGTATTCGGACAACGCCGCCGTGATGGAAGGCGGCATGGCCGAGCGCTGGTTCCCGCACGCGGGCACGGAAGGCGAGACGGGCGTGCCGCAATATGGCCGCCGCGAAGCCCTCACGCACACGCTGATGAAGGTGGAGACGCACAACCACCCCACGGCCATTTCGCCGTTCCCGGGTGCGTCGACCGGCGCCGGCGGTGAAATCCGAGACGAAGGCGCAACCGGCCGCGGCGCCAAGCCCAAGGCGGGCCTGACGGGCTTTACCGTGTCGAACCTGCTGCTGCCCGAAGCCCTGCAATCGTGGGAAAACGCGCGCGATACCGCTCAGCCCGTCGCGCACCGCAATCCGAATGAAGCTGCGCCGGGCCCGGTCGGCAAGCCGGACCGCATCGCCTCGCCGCTGCAGATCATGATCGAAGGCCCGATCGGCGGCGCTGCGTTCAACAACGAATTCGGCCGGCCCAACCTCGGCGGCTACTTCCGCGTCTACGAGCAGAACGTGGGCGGGACCGTGCGCGGGTATCACAAACCGATCATGATCGCGGGCGGTATCGGCAATATCGACGCCGGTCATACGCACAAGCACGGCCTGCCGGCCGGTACGCTGCTGATCCAGCTGGGCGGACCCGGCATGCGCATCGGCATGGGCGGCGGCGCAGCCAGCTCGATGGCGACCGGCACCAACACTGCGGACCTGGATTTCGATTCTGTCCAGCGCGGTAACCCCGAAATGCAGCGCCGCGCGCAGGAAGTCATCAACGCGTGCTGGGCGTTGGGCGAAGACAACCCGATCCTGTCGATCCACGACGTCGGCGCCGGCGGCATCTCCAACGCCTTCCCCGAACTCGTCGATGGTGCAGGAAAGGGCGCGCGGTTCGATCTGCGTCAGGTGCATCTGGAAGAGTCGGGCTTGAGCCCTGCAGAAATCTGGTGCAACGAATCGCAAGAGCGTTACACGCTCGCGATTGCCCCCGGCGATTTCCCGCGCTTCCAGGCCATGTGCGAGCGCGAGCGCGCCCCGTTCTCGGTGGTCGGCTTTGCCACGGATGAACAGCAACTGCAAGTGGTCGACAGCGACACCGCAGCCGACGTTGCAGAGCATTTCCCGGTCAACATGCCGATGGACGTGCTGCTCGGCAAGCCGCCGCGCATGCACCGTGACGTGCGCCGCGTCGCGCAGGAACTGCCGGAAGTCGATGTCACCGGTCTGGACCTGGAAGTCGTCGCACGCGACGTGCTGCGTCATCCGACGGTGGCCAGCAAGTCGTTCCTCATCACCATTGGGGACCGCACCGTTGGCGGCTTGAACACGCGCGACCAGATGGTCGGCCCTTGGCAGGTGCCGGTGGCCGACGTGGCCGTCACCACGCTGGACTACAAGGGCTACGCCGGTGAAGCGATGACGATGGGCGAGCGCACGCCGCTGGCCGTCATCAACGCACCGGCTTCGGGCCGCATGGCTATCGGCGAGTCCATCACCAACATCGCCGCCGCCCCGATCGACTCCCTCACGCAACTGAAGCTGTCGGCCAACTGGATGGCCGCGTGCGGCGTAAACGGTGAAGACGCCCGGCTGTACGACACCGTCAAGGCGGTCGGCATGGAGCTGTGCCCGGCACTGGGTATCAGCATTCCGGTGGGCAAGGATTCGCTGTCGATGCGCACCAAGTGGGAAGACGAAGGCGCAGCGAAGGAAGTCGTCGCGCCGGTCTCGCTGATCGTCTCGGCGTTTGCGCCCGTGACGGATGTGCGCAAGACGCTCACGCCGCAGCTCAAGCAGGTCGAATCGGCGAACGCGCCGGCAGACAGCACGCTGATCCTGATTGACCTGGGCCGCGGCAAGAACCGTATGGGCGGCAGCATCCTGGCGCAGGTCACAGAGCAGATCGGCAACAGCGTGCCGGACGTGGACGACGCCGAAGACCTCAAACGCTTCTTCGCAGCCATCCAGCAACTGAATGCCAGCGGTTCGCTGCTGGCGTATCACGACCGCTCCGACGGCGGCCTGTGGGCGACCGTCTGCGAAATGGCTTTCGCCGGACACTGCGGCGTGTCGATCAACGTCGACATGCTCACGCTCGACGGTGCGCACGAATCCGACTACGGCGACGCCAAGAACTGGGCGCAGCAAGTCTCCGGTCGCCGCGCCGACCTGACGCTGCGCGCGCTGTTTGCCGAAGAACTCGGCGCCGTCATCCAGGTGCCGCTGGCCCAGCGCGACGCCGTCTTTGCGGTGCTGCGCGAGCACGGCCTGGCCGGTTGCAGCCACGTGATCGGCGCGCCCAACGCCAACGACCACATTGAAGTCTGGCGCGACGCCAAGAAGGTGTTCAGCGCGTCGCGTATCGAACTGCAACGCACCTGGACGGATGTCTCCTGGCGCATCGCCAGCCTGCGCGACAACCCCGAGTGCACGCAGAGCGAATACGACCGCATCCTCGACGCTGAAGACCCGGGCATCTCACCCAAGCTCACGTTCGACATTGCGGAAGACGTGGCCGCGCCGTTCATTGCCACGGGCGCCCGCCCGCGCATGGCGATCCTGCGCGAGCAGGGCGTGAACTCGCAGATCGAAATGGCTTACGCGATGGACAAGGCCGGCTTCGATACCTACGACGTGCACATGAGCGACCTGCTGGCGGGCCGCACGAACCTCGCCAGCTTCAAGGGCTTCGTCGCCTGCGGCGGTTTCAGCTACGGCGACGTGCTGGGCGCGGGCGAAGGCTGGGCGAAGACGATCCTCTTCAACAGCATGCTCGCCGAGCAGTTCGCGGCTTTCTTCAACCGCACCGATTCGATCGCGCTGGGCGTGTGCAACGGCTGCCAGATGATGGCGAACCTCGCCCCGATCATCCCGGGCGCCGGTGCATGGCCGAAGTTCACGCGCAACCAGTCGGAGCAGTACGAAGGGCGTCTGGTGACCGTGCAGGTCGAAGCATCGCCGTCGATCTTCTACGCGGGCATGGAAGGCAGCCGCATTCCCATCGTCGTTGCGCACGGCGAAGGCTATGCCGACTTCTCGCAGCAAGGCGACATCGACAAGGTGGCCGTTGGCCTGCGCTACGTCGACAACCGCGGCGAAGTCACGCAGACGTATCCGCTGAACCCGAACGGCTCGCCGCAGGGCATTGCCTCGGTGACGACGCACGACGGCCGCTTCACTGCGCTGATGCCGCACCCGGAACGCGTGTTCCGCGCCGTGCAGATGAGCTGGCATCCGAAGGAATGGGAAGCCGCCGGCGACGGCAGCAGCCCGTGGATGCGGATGTTCCGCAACGCGCGGAAGTGGATGGCGTAA
- a CDS encoding winged helix DNA-binding protein, whose protein sequence is MSKSPTTPKADLPQSAANEDAGKGGPIVSSSHLVSARSPELSEFEFALNTAYNAYNRWCVRCMAAAGVRDLTFLDVLVVHHVNHRGRAKRLADICFVLNVEDTHLVTYSLKKLQGMELVEGTRNGKEVTYTTTEAGEKACARYREIREQCLTSNISPSGEENAEIGELARLLRVLTGLYEQAARSATSL, encoded by the coding sequence ATGTCCAAATCGCCGACCACCCCGAAAGCTGATCTGCCGCAATCCGCAGCCAATGAGGACGCAGGCAAGGGCGGGCCGATCGTATCTTCGTCGCACCTGGTGTCGGCGCGCAGCCCCGAGCTGTCGGAGTTCGAGTTTGCGCTCAACACGGCCTACAACGCCTACAACCGCTGGTGCGTGCGCTGCATGGCCGCCGCCGGCGTGCGCGACCTGACCTTCCTCGATGTGCTGGTGGTGCACCACGTCAACCATCGCGGGCGGGCCAAGCGCCTGGCCGACATCTGCTTCGTACTCAACGTGGAAGACACCCATCTCGTGACGTATTCCCTCAAGAAACTGCAGGGGATGGAGCTGGTGGAAGGCACGCGCAACGGCAAGGAAGTCACCTACACCACCACCGAAGCTGGCGAAAAGGCCTGCGCTCGCTACCGCGAGATCCGCGAGCAGTGCCTGACCAGCAATATTTCGCCCAGCGGCGAGGAAAATGCCGAGATTGGCGAGCTGGCGCGCCTGCTGCGCGTGCTGACGGGCCTCTACGAGCAGGCTGCGCGGTCCGCCACGTCGCTGTAA
- a CDS encoding arylesterase — translation MLPLAQTAAAQGAPASHRVVVLGDSLSAGYGLAQGTGWVALLDRRLKERKPDYSVANASISGDTTAGGRSRLPAVLAREKPSVVILELGGNDALRGLSLASSEGNMKAMIEASQAAGAKVLLVGMRIPPNYGPDYSERFFAMFGKLAQQYKLPLVPFLLEGVAQRPDWFQEDRIHPIAAAQPTMLDNVWPKLEPLLKARVGR, via the coding sequence ATGCTGCCACTCGCACAGACGGCTGCAGCACAAGGCGCGCCTGCATCGCATCGCGTGGTGGTGCTCGGTGACAGCCTGTCGGCGGGATACGGCCTGGCGCAAGGCACAGGCTGGGTCGCGTTACTCGACAGGCGACTCAAAGAACGGAAGCCCGATTATAGCGTCGCCAATGCAAGCATCAGCGGCGACACCACGGCCGGCGGCCGCTCGCGCTTGCCCGCCGTGCTGGCCCGCGAAAAGCCCTCTGTCGTGATTCTCGAACTGGGCGGTAACGACGCGCTGCGCGGCCTGTCGCTCGCCTCCAGCGAGGGCAACATGAAGGCGATGATCGAAGCATCGCAAGCGGCTGGCGCGAAGGTGCTGCTGGTGGGCATGCGCATCCCGCCCAACTACGGCCCGGATTACAGCGAGCGCTTCTTCGCCATGTTCGGCAAGCTGGCGCAGCAGTACAAGCTGCCACTGGTGCCATTCCTGCTCGAAGGGGTTGCGCAGCGGCCCGACTGGTTCCAGGAAGATCGCATCCACCCCATTGCCGCAGCGCAGCCGACGATGCTCGATAACGTGTGGCCCAAACTGGAACCTCTCCTTAAAGCCCGGGTCGGAAGATAA
- the lepB gene encoding signal peptidase I yields the protein MKLLASGLRAARDNKRFLVGMSLLFAFRACIADWAVVPSGSMNPTLIEGDYILMNRLAYGVRVPATTVWLKRGSDPRRGDVVVFSSPEDGTKLVKRLIGLPGDVVEMRDEALYINHQRLAYAPLPDVAPGALPQATAMLPHELWSEALPGRQHTVMVLPEVRALRSFGPIIVPQDHYLMLGDNRDNSRDSRYFGLVPRKNLIARASHLALSFDPDHLYMPRLARMGKPLD from the coding sequence ATGAAGCTTCTGGCAAGCGGGCTGCGCGCAGCGCGTGACAACAAGCGGTTCCTGGTCGGCATGTCGCTGCTTTTTGCCTTCCGCGCCTGCATTGCGGACTGGGCAGTCGTGCCGAGCGGCTCAATGAATCCCACGCTCATCGAAGGCGACTACATCTTGATGAACCGGTTGGCTTACGGGGTGCGCGTACCGGCCACCACCGTCTGGCTCAAGCGCGGCAGCGACCCGCGACGTGGTGATGTCGTCGTCTTCTCCTCCCCCGAAGACGGCACGAAGCTGGTCAAGCGACTCATCGGGCTGCCCGGCGACGTGGTTGAAATGCGTGACGAAGCGCTCTACATCAATCACCAGCGCTTGGCCTATGCGCCGCTGCCAGACGTCGCACCCGGCGCGCTGCCGCAAGCAACGGCGATGCTGCCGCACGAACTCTGGTCGGAAGCGCTACCGGGCCGGCAGCACACCGTGATGGTCTTGCCGGAGGTGCGTGCCCTGCGCAGTTTCGGTCCCATCATCGTCCCGCAAGACCACTACCTCATGCTGGGTGACAACCGCGACAACAGCCGCGACTCCCGCTACTTCGGTCTCGTACCGCGCAAGAATCTGATCGCTCGCGCTTCCCACCTGGCCCTATCGTTCGATCCAGACCACTTGTACATGCCGCGCCTCGCACGCATGGGCAAGCCGCTGGACTAG
- a CDS encoding NAD(P)H-hydrate dehydratase — MSSHPSWREILIDGALAAHHGADLLFGTAGIRALEAAAYRTLEPFTLMARAGEAAADWLRTRAPHGHVLLVAGPGNNGGDALVAATVLHLSGRAVTVWLAADPAKLPDDARRAWTEACAANVPIEPLHTAASVPAAASVIVDGLFGIGLARPLTGLHAALVDTINASGLPVYALDIPSGLNGDTGQPPAAESPVIQARATITFLAVKPGLLTGDGRDASGDIALADLQAAQPAYDGVIEADAFVNTPSRWLPHVPRRRHNGHKGTYGSAAIVGGAAGMVGAPLLSARGALHLGAGKVHVVSLASDAPRVDPAQPELMLHSWGTLDLGGMQALAVGPGMGTGKESEAALEHLLDRMLAAHTPAVFDADALNLFAKTPALLARLTQSAGSGVPLVLTPHPLEAARLLHTDARAVQQDRLAAAQALVNRTGAVVVLKGSGTIIAAPGTTPAVNPTGNGGLATGGTGDVLTGMIGALLAQGMGAREAALAAVWLHGRAADDLVHAGVGPIGLHASELCAPARGALNALLASDVRR, encoded by the coding sequence ATGTCCTCACACCCTAGCTGGCGCGAAATCCTGATCGACGGCGCACTGGCCGCACACCACGGCGCCGACCTGCTCTTCGGCACAGCGGGCATCCGCGCGCTGGAAGCAGCTGCGTACCGAACCCTCGAACCCTTCACCTTGATGGCCAGGGCGGGCGAAGCCGCCGCCGACTGGCTGCGGACGCGCGCGCCACACGGGCATGTCCTGCTCGTTGCCGGCCCAGGCAACAACGGTGGCGATGCGCTCGTTGCGGCGACGGTGCTGCATCTATCCGGGCGCGCCGTCACGGTATGGCTTGCCGCAGACCCAGCCAAGCTGCCTGATGACGCCCGCCGCGCCTGGACGGAGGCTTGTGCCGCGAATGTTCCCATTGAACCTCTGCACACGGCAGCTTCGGTGCCGGCGGCTGCCTCCGTCATCGTCGACGGCCTCTTTGGTATCGGACTCGCCCGGCCGCTGACGGGGTTGCATGCCGCACTGGTCGACACCATCAATGCCAGCGGCTTGCCGGTGTACGCTCTGGACATTCCCTCCGGGCTGAACGGCGATACGGGTCAGCCGCCTGCCGCTGAGTCCCCCGTTATCCAGGCGCGCGCCACCATCACCTTTCTGGCGGTCAAGCCGGGCTTGCTGACGGGGGATGGCCGCGATGCCTCCGGCGACATTGCGCTGGCCGATCTCCAAGCCGCGCAACCGGCTTATGACGGCGTGATTGAAGCGGACGCCTTCGTCAACACGCCGTCACGCTGGCTCCCGCACGTGCCGCGCCGGCGGCATAACGGGCACAAAGGCACCTACGGCAGTGCGGCAATCGTGGGCGGTGCGGCCGGTATGGTCGGAGCGCCGCTGCTGTCGGCGCGCGGCGCGCTCCATCTGGGCGCGGGCAAGGTGCACGTCGTCTCGCTTGCGTCCGATGCTCCGCGTGTCGACCCCGCGCAACCTGAATTGATGCTGCACAGTTGGGGCACCCTTGATCTGGGTGGCATGCAGGCGCTGGCCGTGGGCCCCGGCATGGGCACCGGCAAAGAATCGGAAGCCGCGCTCGAGCATCTGCTGGACCGCATGCTGGCAGCGCACACGCCCGCCGTGTTCGACGCCGATGCACTGAACCTCTTTGCGAAAACGCCGGCGCTGCTCGCACGGCTCACACAGTCGGCCGGAAGCGGTGTGCCGTTGGTGCTGACGCCGCATCCGCTGGAAGCCGCGCGACTGCTGCACACCGATGCGCGCGCCGTCCAGCAGGACCGGCTTGCCGCCGCTCAGGCGCTTGTCAATCGGACGGGCGCGGTGGTCGTTCTCAAAGGCTCGGGCACCATCATCGCGGCGCCGGGCACCACGCCGGCTGTCAATCCAACCGGCAACGGCGGGCTCGCAACCGGGGGGACCGGCGATGTGCTGACCGGCATGATCGGCGCACTGCTTGCGCAAGGCATGGGCGCGCGCGAAGCCGCACTGGCGGCTGTATGGCTGCACGGGCGAGCCGCCGATGACCTCGTCCACGCGGGCGTCGGCCCCATCGGCCTGCACGCAAGCGAGCTATGCGCGCCGGCGCGAGGCGCTCTCAACGCCTTGCTGGCGTCGGACGTTCGCCGATAG
- a CDS encoding ABC transporter ATP-binding protein: MSSSATWVIEVDLLHKTVRDATGELPILSDVAFRVERGETLAIVGASGSGKSTLLGLLAGLDLPTSGSVKLLGNDLFKLDEDGRAAVRGSHVGFVFQSFQLLPHLTALENVMLPLELQGDVSTADMRRRATVLLERVGLGARLSHYPKTLSGGEQQRVALARAFVTEPDILFADEPTGSLDTATGEAVIALMFELNRSAGSTLVLVTHDRSVAARCSRILTIEAGHLVGDEIVTEL; encoded by the coding sequence ATGTCGTCTTCCGCTACCTGGGTGATTGAAGTCGATTTGCTGCACAAGACCGTGCGCGATGCCACCGGTGAGTTGCCTATTCTGAGCGATGTTGCCTTCCGTGTGGAAAGGGGCGAGACATTGGCGATTGTCGGCGCGTCGGGCTCGGGAAAATCGACGCTGCTTGGGTTGCTTGCGGGCCTGGACCTGCCGACATCGGGCTCCGTCAAGCTGCTGGGCAACGACCTGTTCAAGCTGGACGAGGATGGCCGCGCAGCCGTGCGTGGCAGCCACGTCGGCTTTGTCTTTCAATCGTTCCAGTTGCTGCCTCATCTGACGGCCCTTGAGAACGTGATGCTGCCATTGGAGTTGCAGGGCGACGTGAGCACCGCCGATATGCGCCGGCGCGCCACGGTCCTGCTGGAGCGTGTCGGCCTTGGAGCACGGCTGTCGCACTACCCGAAGACGCTGTCCGGCGGCGAGCAGCAGCGCGTGGCCCTGGCGCGCGCGTTCGTGACCGAGCCCGACATTCTCTTTGCCGACGAGCCGACCGGCAGTCTCGACACCGCCACGGGCGAAGCCGTGATCGCGCTGATGTTTGAACTCAACCGCAGTGCCGGCTCCACGCTGGTGCTGGTGACGCACGACCGCTCCGTGGCTGCGCGATGCAGCCGTATTCTCACCATTGAAGCTGGGCATCTCGTCGGCGACGAGATCGTCACCGAACTCTGA